A single Tenacibaculum sp. 190524A02b DNA region contains:
- the ribH gene encoding 6,7-dimethyl-8-ribityllumazine synthase, which produces MATTNLSHYDKATIPNAKSFRFGIVVSEWNPEITGNLHKGAIEALLDCGAEKDNIISWDVPGSFELVYGCKKMIETQKLDAIIAIGNVIQGETKHFDFVCEGVTQGIVDLNIKYDVPVIFCVLTDNTKQQSIERSGGKLGNKGIECAIAAIKMAAIKNQERKSSSLGF; this is translated from the coding sequence ATGGCAACAACAAATTTATCACATTATGATAAAGCTACAATCCCAAATGCGAAGTCTTTTCGATTTGGGATTGTTGTTTCAGAATGGAATCCTGAAATAACTGGAAACTTACATAAAGGAGCTATTGAAGCTCTATTAGATTGTGGTGCTGAAAAAGATAATATTATTTCTTGGGATGTTCCTGGTAGTTTTGAACTGGTTTACGGATGTAAAAAAATGATTGAAACACAAAAACTAGATGCAATTATAGCTATTGGTAATGTTATTCAAGGAGAAACAAAACATTTTGATTTTGTTTGTGAAGGGGTTACTCAAGGCATTGTAGATTTAAACATAAAATATGATGTTCCAGTAATATTTTGTGTACTCACAGATAACACCAAACAACAATCAATAGAAAGATCTGGCGGAAAACTAGGTAATAAAGGTATTGAATGTGCTATAGCTGCTATAAAAATGGCTGCTATTAAAAATCAAGAGAGAAAATCTAGCTCTTTAGGTTTTTAA
- a CDS encoding tetratricopeptide repeat protein, with protein sequence MATYKKRGYKPKKEKVVEEVIEETFDESQSDVAKTFESLDEVANKSEEWIEKNSKPLFYGLVGVAALILVYLAYNKFIAEPSEVNASNELAYPRTFFDKAATSTGQAADSLYNLGLEGGEGKYGFVDIAKSFSGTKAGNLANYYAGISYLKMKKYEEAIEYLSSFKSDDELLGPTALGAIGDAFADINQPEEALDYYQKAANQKDNEFTSPLFLFKAAQIAMELKDYSKAENLFSTIKQKYPETDQGRDIEKYINSAKYAQ encoded by the coding sequence ATGGCAACATACAAGAAAAGAGGTTACAAACCTAAGAAAGAAAAGGTTGTAGAGGAAGTAATTGAAGAAACGTTTGACGAATCACAAAGTGATGTAGCTAAGACGTTTGAAAGCCTAGACGAAGTAGCTAATAAATCTGAAGAATGGATTGAAAAGAATAGCAAACCATTATTCTATGGTTTAGTTGGAGTTGCTGCTTTAATTTTGGTTTACTTAGCTTATAATAAGTTTATAGCTGAACCATCAGAAGTAAATGCTTCTAATGAATTAGCTTACCCTAGAACATTTTTTGACAAAGCGGCAACTTCTACAGGACAAGCTGCAGATTCGTTATACAATTTAGGTCTAGAAGGTGGTGAGGGTAAGTATGGTTTTGTTGACATTGCAAAATCATTTAGTGGAACTAAAGCTGGGAATTTAGCTAATTACTATGCTGGTATTTCTTATTTAAAAATGAAGAAATACGAAGAAGCTATTGAATATTTAAGTAGCTTTAAGTCTGATGATGAGTTATTAGGTCCTACCGCTTTAGGTGCTATTGGTGATGCTTTTGCTGATATTAACCAGCCTGAAGAAGCTTTAGACTACTATCAAAAGGCAGCAAATCAGAAGGATAATGAGTTTACGTCTCCTTTATTTTTATTTAAAGCTGCTCAGATAGCTATGGAATTAAAAGACTATAGTAAAGCTGAAAATTTATTTTCAACAATAAAACAAAAGTACCCTGAAACTGATCAAGGGAGAGACATTGAAAAGTATATTAACAGTGCTAAATATGCACAATAA
- a CDS encoding riboflavin synthase subunit beta: MGFIKRENKKFDYKPRYYKGDGNPYEFKHKFDEYRNTVGKNKGLKGRFSAAIDEFKSSEYGGFNKTILIIIVILVLIFLYIIDFDLSIFLPSNN, encoded by the coding sequence ATGGGATTTATTAAAAGAGAAAATAAGAAATTTGACTATAAACCTAGATACTACAAAGGAGACGGTAATCCTTATGAGTTTAAACACAAGTTTGATGAGTATAGAAATACTGTAGGAAAAAACAAAGGTTTAAAAGGGAGGTTTAGTGCTGCTATTGATGAGTTTAAAAGCTCAGAATATGGTGGTTTTAACAAAACTATTCTAATTATAATAGTTATTCTTGTTTTAATCTTCTTATATATTATTGATTTTGACCTTTCAATTTTTTTACCTAGCAATAATTAA